Proteins from one Primulina huaijiensis isolate GDHJ02 chromosome 18, ASM1229523v2, whole genome shotgun sequence genomic window:
- the LOC140963922 gene encoding uncharacterized protein, with product MAIDVYSEISCPVISPRISFSLDLKESDLIPVNVQTNRLILNPTIDFDFCIAPHFPHQISSADELFANGKILPVQIKKMDQTLQFEAKSTPKPPKIVENVTENTKKKRLIEFLSTGFDADEEEHKISSTASAATTTTKPFWKFRRSASLNCDTGGSGTKGLLRSLEFFTRSNSTGSVRKPIHKQNSSKESSNTCSNSMFYYSPSSSKRPAILKKSGSRSCNSNGIRVAPVLNIPTAYIAKGTVNLFGISSLFSSKKSRKKNK from the coding sequence ATGGCCATTGATGTATACTCAGAAATCTCATGCCCTGTGATTAGTCCAAGAATCTCATTCTCTCTTGATCTCAAAGAATCGGATTTAATCCCTGTAAATGTTCAAACGAATCGACTGATTCTGAATCCGACCATCGATTTCGATTTCTGTATAGCTCCGCATTTTCCGCATCAAATCTCCTCCGCCGATGAACTCTTCGCAAATGGCAAAATCTTGCCTGTTCAGATCAAGAAAATGGATCAAACCCTCCAATTTGAGGCAAAATCCACCCCGAAACCACCGAAAATCGTCGAAAATGTGACCGAAAACACGAAGAAGAAGAGGCTGATCGAGTTCCTATCCACCGGTTTCGATGCAGATGAAGAAGAACATAAAATATCATCAACAGCATCAGCAGCAACGACGACGACAAAACCGTTTTGGAAGTTCAGAAGAAGCGCCAGCTTGAACTGCGACACGGGCGGAAGCGGCACGAAAGGATTGCTCCGATCTCTGGAGTTTTTTACACGGAGCAACTCGACGGGTTCTGTTCGGAAACCGATTCATAAGCAGAATTCGTCGAAAGAATCATCGAATACTTGTTCGAATTCGATGTTTTACTATTCTCCGAGTTCATCAAAAAGGCCTGCAATATTGAAGAAGAGTGGCAGCAGATCGTGCAACAGCAATGGGATTCGAGTTGCTCCAGTTTTGAACATTCCAACAGCATATATTGCAAAAGGTACTGTTAACTTGTTTGGAATTAGTTCCTTGTTTAGCAGtaaaaaatcaagaaagaagAACAAATGA